The nucleotide window AATAGGATGGGCGGTCATCCTGACCCTGGCGGAATACCAAGGCTGGGTCGACGACAACTTAGCCGTTCCGCTGGTTGGGAGCGTTCTCTTTCTCCTCTACTGAGCCCACCTGACCTTCAGGCTGTCCTTCTTCACCTTGTTGAACTCCTCGACGAGGGCCTTTCCCGTCATCTCCATGAACCCATCAACATCGGTGATGCCGAGCTCCTTGAGGCCTATGGCATCAACGCCCTCCGGAATTCCCTTCGCCTCAACGTTTATCCCGATATGGATCTTGACGCTGACCGGTGAAACGGTGGCTATCGAGATGCTGAGCTTCTTGCCGTCCACGTAGATGTCGTCTCCCTTTCTTGTAGTTTTTACCCCATATTCAGCCAGAACCTCGCAGAGCTTGGCTATGAAGAGCTTCTGGAGCGTCGAGGCGAAGAGGGTATTGACAAGGTCAAAGACCTCGATTATGTAGTGGACCATGTCATCGCTCTTGATTTCCTTGCTTGCCCTCAAATCTTCGATGTCAATCATCTCCTCAACCTTAACGTCGCACTTTCCTCGGAAGATGACTAGAGAGTTCCCGAGCATTCCGAAGTTCCTGTAGGCCCAGTGGCTCTCTATCGCGGAACCGTCGTAGTCTATGCGTCTATCCTTCACGATGAGCAGCTCCATGGTATCACCCCATTCTTTCAAGAAGTTCCCTCAACTCCTCAAAACTTTTGACATCTTTCCACATATGGATGAACCGAATAGAGGGGACGGTAGTTTTAACGTCTTCGATGTGGATATCCCTATCGTCCACGTAGATGGTCTCCTCAACGTTGTATCCCGAAAGCTCCAGCTCCCGGAGCGTTCTCGCTATCATGTCCGCCTTGTTCGGGTGGTTTTCAATTTTCGGGAAAATGAAGTAGTGCCATAGGCCGAAGCCCTCAAGGATCAGCCTGACCCTCTCCTCAACGTTCCAGCTGGCAATGGATAGGACGAACCTCTCACTCGCCCATTCAAGGAACTCCCTGACTCCATGGAAGAGATGGAGTTCCTCACCTGTAGAATCAACCAGATAATTGCCGTGGAACTCATATGGCGGCGTAAGCCTGGACGCATCTTCGTGATCCCAGAGGGTACCATCGAGATCGAGGACTAACAGTTTCATTCAACCACCAAGAAAAGCTCCGCTGGGGGGTTTTAACGGTTGCGGAAAAGCACCATAACCAGGGTTCAACATTGCAATGCAATCGAGACAGAATCGAGATTTAGGGCCAGGACCGTGCACAGACCGATTGACCTATCAAATGCCCAGCCCCCCTTTCAGAGGCAGAAACCTCGGGCTGTTGGGAGCGGCAGACTGAACGGGTCGGTTTCCCTTCCCGCTTACATCCCCGCCCCATCAAACGGGTCTTCTTCCCGAGCCCTCGTCCCAGGCAAAGGACCGGTCGCCCGACCCCCTGCGCCTGGGAGTGGGTGCCTATTTTCGGGGACCGCTTCGGCCTTAGATGCTTTCAGGCCTTATCGGACGCGGCGTAGCTGCCCGGCTGTGCCCTGTAGGACAACCGGTAGACCAGAGGCCGCGGCTCCCTGTTCCTCTCGTACTGGGGGAGCCTTCCCCTCAGGCACCCAGCACCTCCGGTAGATAGCATCCGACCTGTCTCACGACGGTCTAAACCCAGCTCACGTTCCCCTTTAATGGGTGAACACCCCCACCCTTGGCCCCTGCTGCAGGACCAGGATGGGAAGAGCCGACAGCGAGGTAGCAAGCCTCGGGGTCGATATGGGCTCTCGCCCGAGACGACTCTGTTATCCCCAGGGTAGCTTTTCTGTCATCCCTGGCCCCCACCGGGGAGGCTCAGGGGTTCGCTAGGCCACGCTTTCGCGGCTGGACCCGCCTCTGTTACGGGTCCAGTCAGGCCGGCTTTTGCCCTTGCACTCTACGGCGGATTCCTGACCCGCCTGAGCCGACCTTAGGGCACCCTCGATACCTTTTCGAGGGTGTGCCGCCCCAGCCAAACTGCCCACCTACCGCTGTCCCCCCATCGGAGGTTAGCCATACGGCAGAGGGTGGGCGGTGTCTCATGGACGGCTCCACCCGCCCCGGAGGACGGGCTTCGACGCCTCCCGCCTACGCTGCGCACCCCCCGCCGTATGGCAACGGCAGGCTGCAGTAAAGCTCCATGGGGTCTTCGCTTCCCACCGGAGGTCCCAGGCATATGCGCCTGGCAGTGGTTTCGCCGGGCCCCAGCCGGGGACAGTGAGGACCTCGTTACGCCATTCATGCAGGTCGGCATTTAACCGACAAGGAATTTCGCTACCTTAAGAGGGTTATAGTTACCCCCGCCGTTTACCGGTGCTTCACCCGGTTGAACCCGGGCTTCACATACCGGCACTGGGCAGGCGTCGGCCCCAGTACAAACCCTTTCGGGCTAGCTGGGACCTGTGTTTTTACTAAACAGTCGGGTCCTCCTAGTCACTGCGACCTGCGGGTTACGCACCCGCAGGCACCCCTTATCCCGAAGTTACGGGGCCAATTTGCCGAGTTCCCTCGGCTGGGTTTCCCCCGACACGCCTTAGGCTTCTCACCCAGGGGCACCGGTGTCGGTTCTCGGTACGGTCGCGGTGGATCGTTCCCAGAGGGCTTTTCACGGGCCCCAGGGATCGGCGGAACCCCCCTTACGGGAGGCCATTCGCGCTTTCATCCGGTTCTCGCCATTACGGCACTCCCCGGACTTATACGCTTAGCCGGCCTTGTGGACCGGTCCGCCTACCCCGAGGCGTCACCCTCTGGGCTTGCGTTGCCGCGCCTACCACCGCGGTACGGGAATATAAACCCGTTTCCCTTTCGCGGGCGCCGAGTTACGGACCCGCTTAGGACCGACTAACCCACGGCTGACGAACATTGCCGTGGAACCCTGGCCCCTTCGGCGGCCGGGATTCTCACCCGGCTATGCTGCTACTCCCGGCAGGATCCACAATACCGACGGGTCCACTGGACCTTACGGCCCAGCTTCCACCCCACCGGCACGCCCGCCTACCCGATCACGGACCAATCGGTCCGTGCGCCGGGGTCTCGGCAGCCGGCTTTAGCCCCGTCCATTTTCGGGGCCCCTGACCTCGACGGGTGAGCTGTTACGCACTCTTTAAAGGATGGCTGCTTCTAAGCCTACCTCCCCGCTGTCTAAGGCCAGGGACACCCTTTGGAGTAACACTTAGCCGGCATTTAGGGGCCTTAACCCCGGTCTGGGTTGTTCCCCTCTCGGTTGACGGCTTACACCGCCACCCTACTCCGGCCATCTACGGCGGCAGTGGGTTCGGAGTTTGACAGGGAGCCGGGGGATTTCTCCCCCTAAACCCCCAATCAGTGCTCTACCCCACCACCTACCTCCGGCCGGGCTATCCTGAGGGATAATTCGGCGGGAACCAGCTATCGCCGGCCTCGATTGGCCTTTCACCCCTAGCCCGAGGTCACGGGAGCGAATTGCACGTCAGCATCCCTAGCGGGCCTCCATCCCTCTGTTGAGGGACTTCACCCTGCCCCGGGCTAGATCGACCGGCTTCGGGTCTCATCCGAGCGACTCCGGGCGCTTTCACACCCCGTCCCTCACCCTTACGGGCTGCGGACCTGTCGGTTTCCCTGCGGCTTCGGGGTTGACCCCCTTAACCTCGCCGCTCGGATGAACTCCCTGCCCCGTGATCCAAGACGGACGGTGCGACCCTGGTCGCCTCCCCTCGTACTCCACGGTCGCCCGTGTTTCCTTCGGGGAGGGTCAGCCCTTCTGGGCCGCACCCACCTATCGCCGCCTGGTTTCAGGCTCTTTTCACCCCCTGCCAGGGGTGCTTTTCAGCTTTCCCTCACGGTACTAGTTCGCTATCGGTCTCGGGACGTATTTAGGGTTGGGAGCCGATGCCTCCCAGCTTCCCGCCGGATATCCGACCGACGGTACTCAGGGACACCCCAAGACCCACCGGGCTTGCGCCTACGGGGCTTTCACCCTCTACGGCGCCACGTTCCAGTGGACTTCGGCTTCACCCGGGAGGGTCTTTCGGGGGCCCTACTACACCACATCCCCTCCGGGTTTCCCCGAAGGGTTCAGTTTGCCCTGTGCCGCTTTCGGTCGCCCCTACTAACGGCATCGCTTTTGCTTTCTTTTCCTGCGGGTACTAAGATGTTTCAATTCCCCGCGTTCCCCCTCCCGACTGGGAGTGCGGCAAGAGCCGCGGGAGGTCCCATTCGGGCATCCCCGGTTCGACGGCTGCCTGCGCCTCGCCGGGGCTTATCGCAGCTTGCCACGCCCTTCGTCGGCGCCCCGAGCCGAGCCATCCACCAGACGGCTTAAGTTTTCTGCCCCCTACTCAGGGGGCTGGGCATTTTTTGGGTCAATCGGCCTGTGCACGGTCCTCATCGTGATCCCTGTTCGGGATCTCGGACCCTTCCACCCCGAGCCGGGCTCGGGATGTGCATCTCTTCGTGGTGGACCGGCCGGGATTCGAACCCGGGGCCTTCGGCTTGCAAAGCCGACGCTCTCCCAGGCTGAGCTACCGGCCCACGGAAGGCAGGCCCAACACCTCTTAAACCCCCCGGACGGATTTTCCGGCGATAGGAGGTGATCGAGCCGTAGGTTCCCCTACGGCTACCTTGTTACGACTTCTCCCCCCTCACGGAGCCCAGACTCGACCCGGCCTCCCCGAAGGGAGATCAGGCCTCATCCAGACCCCGCTCGGGTGGAGTGACGGGCGGTGTGTGCAAGGAGCAGGGACGTATTCGCCGCGCGATGATGACACGCGGGTACTAGGGATTCCAGCTTCACGCGGGCGAGTTGCAGCCCGCGATCCGAACTGGGAGCGGGTTTAGGGGATTACCTTCCCCTTTCGGGGTCGGGTCCCATTGTCCCGCTCATTGTAGCGCGCGTGTAGCCCGGGGGTTTCGGGGCATACTGACCTACCGTCGCCCGCTCCTTCCTCCGGCTTATCGCCGGCGGTCCCCCCAGAGTGCCTCCTCCCCAGCGGGGAGGACTGGCAACTGGGGGCGCGGGTCTCGCTCGTTACCACACTTAAGTGGACGCCTCACGGTACGAGCTGACGGCGGCCATGCACCTCCTCTCGGCGTGTCCGGCAAGACCTTCAGCCTGGCCTTCATCCTGCCGTCGCCCCCGGTGAGGTTCCCGGCGTTGAATCCAATTAAACCGCACGCTCCACCCCTTGTAGTGCTCCCCCGCCAATTCCTTTAAGTTTCAGCCTTGCGGCCGTACTCCCCAGGCGGCGGGCTTAACGGCTTCCCTTCGGCACCGAGCGAGCACGAAGCTCGCCCGACACCTAGCCCGCATCCTTTACAGCCAGGACTACCCGGGTATCTAATCCGGTTCGCTCCCCTGGCCTTCGTCCCTCACCGTCGGACCCGTTCCAGCGGAGCGCCTTCGCCACTGGCGGTCCTCCTGGGATTATAGGATTTCACCCCTACCCCAGGAGTACCCTCCGCCTCTCCCGGTCCCAAGGCCCGCAGTATCCCCAGCAAGCCCCACGGTTGAGCCGTGGGATTTCGCCAGGGACTTGCGGGCCCGGCTACGGACGCTTTAGGCCCAATAATAGCGGCCACCACTCGGGCCGCCGGTATTACCGCGGCGGCTGCCACCGGCCTTGCCCAGCCCTTATTCCCGGAGCTCTTTACACTCCGGAAAAGCCGTGGCGATGCCACGGCACTGGGGGTCCCCCCGTCGCGGTTGCCCGCATTGCGGAGGTTTCGCGCCTGCTGCGCCCCGTAGGGCCTGGACCCGTGTCTCAGTGTCCATCTCCGGGCTCCCACTCTCATGGCCCGTACCGATCTTCGGCTTGGTGGGCCGTTACCCCACCAACTACCTAATCGGCCGCCGGCCCATCCTCGGGCGGTCAAAGACCCTTTCGGCCTGAGGACCTTCCAGTACCTCAGGCCTATGGGGGATTAGCCCCAGTTTCCCGGGGTTATCCCCCTCCCGAGGGTAGGTTACCGACGTGTTACTGAGCCGTCCGCCGGTGCGCGCAAGGCGCCCCATGACTCGCATGGCTTAGTCGGACCCCCATAGCAGTGGCCTCCGGCAGGATCAACCGGAATTGAGCAAGGAGTACGGCCGGTGGGACTTCCCTCAAGGGGAAGTACCAAATATCCGTCCGGGGTTTGGTCGAGGTGTTGGGCCTGCCTTACCCCCGAGGGGTCCGCCTTTCGGCGTTTCCTCGGGAGCGCACATTGCTGTGACCCGAGCTGGAGGGCGGGGTTCATCGTGGGTGCTTTGCACCCTGTCCCCCCGACGCCGCCGTCTTGGCGCTCGGGTTTTGTCGCGCCCTGTTCGGGCGCTCCATCCAATAGGGGTGAACCCCACCGATACAAAATTTTTGCAAAACCCCTCCCAGGCCAGATTCTTAAAAAAGAAGCTGTCAAAAGGCGTCGATAAAATGCACAATTTTAGACATAAAAACGTCAAAAAATTTTTGCAGGGTCAAAGGAGGAAAAAGACGAGAAGCAGGGAAACCCGAGACCAACGAAACAAGGACACCCAGGTTGAGTGCATCATCATGGCTCAACCCAAGACCCCCTCCAGCTGTCCACCCAACGTAGCCGCCGAGGACTACCATCAGAAGGGAGACCACGAACGGCAGCCAGCGTCCCCCAAGCGGCATCAACCTGCCCACGAAGAGAACGAAATCAATGGATGCCAGGAGCGTCATGAGGACAAAGCCGATGGTATAAATGGCGACTCTCCTCATCAATCGCACCCCCCACAAGCTCCAGGTACGGTCATGTAGAACACCAAAACCGAGAGGAGGCCGACTAAGAGGGCAAGCTTTCTGGATGAATCCTCGTCCAGCCCAACGGCAAGGAGAAGACGCTTTGCCAGAGGTAGAAGTACCATGAGCGAGGAAACTATGGAGAGCCCATCCGCGAAGGGAATCACCGAACCCAGGCCGCCAATGACGAGGAAGGAAACCACCATGAGAAGTCCGGCTCCAAAAAACGTCAGAAAGGTTAAGAGGGCAATGAGAGAGGATGCCCTGGTCATCGCTACCACATCACAGCTTCAGTATCTCGGGCACCACGCTTATCTTAGAGACCGGCGTGGGTATCGTGTTCGTAACGGCGAGCTCGTCAACGGCTTTGCTCACGCGCTCTATGGCACCTTCTGCGAAAACACCGTGAGTGGCCGCGACGAAGACCTTCTCTGCCCCCATCTCCCTGAGCAGGTTTGCCGCCCGGATCATGGTCCCGCCGGTGCTTATGATGTCATCGACTATGAGAACGTTCTTCCCCTTAACGTCAACGTCGACCGGCTCCATCCTGACCTCCGTCGGGGAGACGCGGACCTTGTGGAAGTGGCTGTACTCAAGGCCCAGCTTTTCGGCAACGGCCTTCGCCCTTCCAAGGGCGCCTTTGTCGGGGGCGAGAACAACACCCTCACCGAGCTTCTCGCCAAAGTACTCGGCTACAGCCCTCGCTGGGGAAAGGTTGACCGCCTTACCCGGGAAGAACTTGAGGGTCTCGGGGTTGTGGAGGTCGAAGACGTAGAGCTCGTCGTAGTAAACGGCGAGGGTTCTCATCACAGCCCTCACACTCACCGGTTCGCCTTCCTTCGTGACCCTGTCCTGTCTCGAGTAGGCAAGGTACGGAACAACAGCCCTGAGCTTCTGAACTCCCCCCTCACGCAGGGCATCGGCGAGGAGAATCATCTCGACCAGGTGCTCGTCCTGGGGTTTGAAGGTGGACTGAACGAGGGTAACCTCCTCCGAAGAACCAAGGACCCTGACGTATTTCTCACCATCGGGGAACCGCTTTATCTCGGCATCAAGAATCCTGCCGCCGAGGGCCTTTATCTCATCCTCCAGATGCCTGGCACCGCTTCCAACCACGAACATGGTCACCACCTTTTTGCCGTTGGAATGTTCAATTCCCACCTTAAAAACCCACCGTCATACCAGAAGGACGGCAATAATCCCCGCCAGGAATATGCCGTCAAAGGTTCCGGCTCCGCCGATACTCACCATAGGCGCTCCGAGGTTCTTGATTCTGTTCCAGTTCATCAGGTCGGCACCTATCAGGACGCCGAGGGTCCCGCTGATGTAGGCAACGGCGTTCGGATTGCTCCCGCCGAGGAGCCAGCCAAGGAGTATGGCCATCAGGGGTGGCAGGAAGAGAGGCATGGCTATTCCAAGGCCCCTGACAGGTCTGGCAACGGCATGGCTGAAGAGAGAAGCAATGAGAACCGCCAGGAGGGTGTTGAAGAGAAGGGCCCACCGGCTGAAGTACACCATCCTGAATATCTCATAGACGGCCACGCTTATGGGAACGATGGCCCCTCCCACGTTTATGGCAATGATTATGCGCCTCTCCTCCCAGTCAAAGAACGGAACGGGGTAGGCTATTCCAAAGAACCTAACCTCTCTCACCCTCACGACTGGCTCGTAGGACGTTTCCTCCGCGATTGGTATGTTTAGGAAGCTCCCCACGAGCGCAAAGATGAAGAGAGCATAGGCGACGTCCGGGGGAATCCCTAGCTTTTCGAATGCTGCCATAACGACACTGGAGAAGAATGCGAAGATGATGACGAAAAGAACCCCCATAACCAGGAGCACGGGGAGTGAAACGGGCGGGATTATGAGGCGACGTCTGTTCATCCTGCACCACCGTGATGGACTGCCCCAATCCAGAGGCTCGAAATTTCCGCGACCACCAATGAAAGGGCTGAAACGAGGTATATAAAACCTGCGCCGGCTTTCCGGGAATCGGAGGATAAAGAAGGAACTTCGAAAAACGGACGACGGGGAAAACTTTAAGTCCACCTTACCCAAACAGGTTGAGGAGGTAGAGCCGATGAAGATTATCTGGTATGGACACGCGTGCTTTTGGGTCGAGACCAACGGTGTGAGACTCCTCATCGACCCGTATCCCGAGGTGGACGATGACAGGATAGGTGAGGTTGACTACATACTGATAACCCACGAGCATGTTGACCACTACGGCAAGGTGGAGCTCCTCTCGCGACTCCGCGACGCTACCGTGATAGGACCCAAGCCGGTTTACATGACCGCCATCAGCGATGGTGTGACGAAGGTCAGGGAGATCGAGGACGGCCAGACCATCGAGCTCGAGAACGGCGTTAAGGTGACCGCATTCTACATGGAGCACCCCTCAAGCCAGTACCCCCTGGGCTACCTGATAGAGGGGGACAAGGCCCTCTTCCACACGGGCGACACGTACTCCACACCAGTCCTCCAGAGACTCCGCGGAAGGGTGGACGTTCTCCTGGTGCCGATAAGCGGCCGCTCAACGGCCAACGAGCGCGAAGCGGCCCAGATTGTTGAGGATGTGCGCCCACGCCTCGTCATACCCATGCACTACGGCGTCTACGGGACCGGAAGCCCCGAGAAGCTCAGGGATGAGCTCCAGAAGAAGCGCATCTGGACCCTCGTCAGGCCCCTTGAACTCTACGAAGAGTTCACCCTTTAGCGGTGAAGTGGATGCTCTCAACGGGGGTCAAATCACTCGACGAGCTTCTGGGTGGGGGCATAGCGGAAGGCGTCCTAACCCAGATTTACGGGGGCTTCGCCACGGGGAAGACAACGCTGGCGGTTCAGATAGGCCTTCTCAGCGACGGAAAGGTTGCCTACATCGACACGGAGGGCGGCTTCTCTCCGGAGAGGCTGAGCCAGATGGCTAAAGCCAGGGGGCTGGATCCGGAGGAAGCCCTTCAGCGCTTCATTCTATTCACCCCCTCGGATTTCAAGGAGCAGCGGCGCTCGGTTGGGAGCCTGAAGAAGATCGTTGATGGGACGTTCTCCCTCGTCGTCGTTGACTCGCTAACCGCCCATTATCGTGTTGAGGAGAACAGGAGGGGCCTGAGCGCGGAGCTGGGCAAGCAGCTCCAGGTGCTCCTCTGGATAGCCAGAAGAAACCGCATTCCGGTGATAGTCATCAACCAGGTTCACTTCGACAGCCGGGCGGAGAGGATGAAGCCCGTCGCCGAGCACACGCTCAACTACCGGACGAAGGACATTTTAAGGCTCGACAAGCTCAGCACGCCGGGGCTGAGGGTAGCGGTCCTGGAAAGACACAGGTTCAGACCAGAAGGAGGAATGGTCCACTTCAGGATAACGGAGAAGGGGATTGAGGACGTCAGCGAATGATATCCTCAAGGTCAAAGGCCAAAAAGCCCTCCTTCCTGAGCCAGTCTTTATCCTCAAGCTTCCCCGCTATGACGCCGAACCTGTAGTTTCCCCTCAGAGGCAGGAGTTCTGCCTTTTTCTCGAGGGCTTTCAGAACTCTCTTTGCATCCCTCTGGCTTAGGTTCTTCCACTTTACTTCGAAGAGGGCAACGTTTTTCCGGTCGTATGCCACCACGTCTATCTCCTCCCCCCTGTGCCACCACCTGCCAACGCGCTCCGGCTTAAAACCGAGGTCAAGCCTTTTCACGAACTCCCTCGCTATTCTCTCGTAGGTTTCACCAACGAAGGCGGGAAACTCCGCTCTAAAGCGCTCAAAAACCCTATCTGGATTCTCCTCAAGGGCCGTGTAGTTGTGATAAATAAAGCGGAACCAGAAGCTGAAGAACTCGTCACTTATCTTATAGGCCACCTTCCTCGTCTTCAGCGGGTTCTCGGTAACTGGCACCTCCCTAACCAAGTACTCGTAGTGATTGGTCAGCTCGCTGAGGTATTTGCTCACCGTCAGCGGCTTCATGCCCGTTTTGTCGCTTATCTCCTTGGGCGTAACGTAGCCGAGGCTGACCGCTTCGAGAATCGAGAAGTAAGAGCGATAGAACCTGCCGAACTCAAGTTTAAGGACGTTCAGACCTTCTTCCCTGAGCGGGGCGAACTCGTCGAAGAAAAGCCTCCCGAGAGTCTCAACCGAGTCTCCGCGATAGTAGCGCGGAAGATAGAGAAGATACCTCGGCATTCCCCCTAAAGCCGAATAGAACTCAACAAAGTGCCTTGGGTTCACATCAGCCATAGAGCGCACAAAACCGTAAGCCCTCCAGAAGTCGAAGGGCTTGAGCTTCATCCACTCGTCAGCCCTACCGAAGAGGGGCTCCTTTCTGTCCATGAAGATTCGCTTAATCATGCCGACGTACGAGCCTACTGCAATGAGCATCAGGTTTGAGCCGTCCTTTTTCTCATCCCAGAGCTCCTGGAGGGGTGAAAAGAAAGAGGGCTTAACCGCCTTGAAGTTCTGGAACTCATCGAACACCACCACGAGCCTTCTCTCGCGTGAGAAGTCCAGGAGAAACCCTACCAGCTCTTCGAGGGAAGAAAATCGCGGCTTCACATAGGAGGGGAGGTAATCGGAGAGCCTCTCCACGATCTCGCGCGACCATTCCTCGAGGAGCAGCTTTTCGTCCTTTTCACCGACGAAGAAGTAGAGACCGGATTTGTCTTTTAGGAATTCCCTCACCAAGGCCGTCTTTCCCACCCTCCGCCTGCCGTAGATTACCAGAAAACTCGAACCGGGAAAAGAATAAACCTCGTTGAGCTTCCCCAGCTCGCGCTCCCTGTCGTAGAACATATTACCCACCAAGTATATTACTGATTTGGTAATATTTAAGGGTTGCGGAAAAATCAAAACTTCGGATCTACCAGACATCTAGCGGAATGCTGCAGAGCTTTGTGGTCTTGTTTATGACCACACAGTCTTTTGCGTTATACATGGTAATCCTCGCCACAGCGGAGGACTTTAAAAAGCTCGCCACGTACGATAAGAGACTGAAAAAAGAAGCAGAAAAGCTGGGCATCAAAAACCCTGCCTCAAATCCTCTCGTAAACCTCCTGGACTATTCTGAGGACAGAGCGGTAGAGCTTCTCGGTAATTATGCCCTCCTCGTAGTGCTCGGTCAGCTTCTCCTTGTCTATTACCTCCTTCTTGCCGTCCGGCCATTTAACGATGTCCACCTCGAGGTCGATGTAGCGGGCCCTGTCAGGATAGATCTCCACCGGCGTGTTTATGTTGTAGTACTCGCCCTTCAGGTTGCCGTCGCGGTCGTAGTAGCGGTGCACAAACCACCACTTTCCTTCCTCTATCTCCGTGATGACGTAGTCGCCAAACTCTATCGGCAGGTCGAGACCATCGTAGAACTTTCCGGGCTTGAGGTGGCGCTTGAAGGTGACCCTGAGCGGGTTCAGGGAAACCTCCTGAACTTCACCGGGCCCTATCTTTATCCTCTGGCCGTCGGGTTTGTTGTGCTCGAGGCTGAAGAGCCAGCCCCTCTTCGGCCCCTTGTTGGCAACGACTGACTCCCAGAAGCCCTGCCTGACCTTCTCCCGCTGGCCCGGCACCTTGGCAAGTATTCCCTCGGCTATCTCCACCGCGAACCCGAGTTCAAGGTCGTGGGCCTTCAGCTGGTGGTGGCCCTCAACTGTCGGAACCACCCTGTTCCGTATCTCGTCGAGCTTCTTCTTCGCCCCGCCACCGAACTCGACCTCGTAAATACTGCGTCCCTCGATCAGAAGGGACGGAGCCGCGTAGGAGTCTGCCCTCGCGAGGGTGTCGGCCAGCTTCGAGAGCGCCACTATCTCATCGCGGAGAAGGTTCCAGTCCTTGTAGGCGGCGGCGGTTCTCCACAGTATCCCCCACTCCCCGAGGTCAACACTCAGACCCAGGATGCGGAGCCTCTCGCGCTCGCTCTGGTCCCTTATCTTCCGGGATATCTTGACGTGCCTCTGGGCACCAACGGGCTTCGGAATCAGAACCGCGTAGTCACCGGGGATCGTCAGGGTGACGCTCAGCTGGGGGAGCAGGTTGTGCTTTTTGACCTGGACGAGGAGTTCGTCGCCCTCCTTGGCACGGGGGAGGTCCTTAACAGGTATCGTACCTATGGCGCTCCCAATGTCCACGTAGACGTATCTCTCGTCCCTCTGAACGACTATTCCCTTGTAGATGCCGTACAGCTGGTAGGGAAGCTTCCGGAAGAAGACATCTATGAATTCGTCCTCAAGGGCAGCCTTAACCTCCTCAACCTTCGTCCCGACGAGGATGACTCCATGGTGGTCCTTCTTGTCATAGACGTCAACATCGAACTCGTCGTAGGTCTTTTCGAGGTTGAAGCGCTCGACGATTTTGTTGCTCGGCTGGGAAATTCCGAAGCCCCTGTCGAGGAACAGCTTGGTGAGGGCAGTGCTGTATATGCCCCTAACCCGGACTGTAACTCCTGTGTCTGTAGACACCTTCACCACCCCTCATCTTCTTTTCCACCACTCCTATGAGCGTGAGACCCTCGAGTATCTCGCCGGCGTCAGCGACACCGCTCAGCTTCTCAACGTTTCTCGCCTCGACCCAGAGCAGTCCCCTGGAGTGCCAGTCTCTCAAAGCAGCTTCAACCTTGTGAACGTCACCGGGATGAGTATAGAGCCTGAGGAGGAACCTTTTAAGGGTACCGAGTTCGGCCTCGAGCGTCTTGACCTTTCTGAGCTCCTCCATTATACCCGTGGGTACCTTTTTTTCCTTTTCGCCTCCAGCAAGGAGCGCCATTCCTTCGACCTCCGAGGTCAGCTCGCCGAGGGCCTTTCTAACTGCGTAATCGTAGACCCTGTGAAACTGAACGAGCCTCTCCATCGCGGTCTCCAGCTTCACACGGGAATCGTAGTCGTCCCTCGAGAGGAGGGAGAGAAGCTCCTCAAGCCGGAACTTCATCTGGTGCTCGTT belongs to Thermococcus camini and includes:
- a CDS encoding DUF366 family protein, coding for MELLIVKDRRIDYDGSAIESHWAYRNFGMLGNSLVIFRGKCDVKVEEMIDIEDLRASKEIKSDDMVHYIIEVFDLVNTLFASTLQKLFIAKLCEVLAEYGVKTTRKGDDIYVDGKKLSISIATVSPVSVKIHIGINVEAKGIPEGVDAIGLKELGITDVDGFMEMTGKALVEEFNKVKKDSLKVRWAQ
- a CDS encoding magnesium-dependent phosphatase-1 produces the protein MKLLVLDLDGTLWDHEDASRLTPPYEFHGNYLVDSTGEELHLFHGVREFLEWASERFVLSIASWNVEERVRLILEGFGLWHYFIFPKIENHPNKADMIARTLRELELSGYNVEETIYVDDRDIHIEDVKTTVPSIRFIHMWKDVKSFEELRELLERMG
- a CDS encoding ribose-phosphate diphosphokinase, which codes for MFVVGSGARHLEDEIKALGGRILDAEIKRFPDGEKYVRVLGSSEEVTLVQSTFKPQDEHLVEMILLADALREGGVQKLRAVVPYLAYSRQDRVTKEGEPVSVRAVMRTLAVYYDELYVFDLHNPETLKFFPGKAVNLSPARAVAEYFGEKLGEGVVLAPDKGALGRAKAVAEKLGLEYSHFHKVRVSPTEVRMEPVDVDVKGKNVLIVDDIISTGGTMIRAANLLREMGAEKVFVAATHGVFAEGAIERVSKAVDELAVTNTIPTPVSKISVVPEILKL
- a CDS encoding DUF1614 domain-containing protein, translated to MNRRRLIIPPVSLPVLLVMGVLFVIIFAFFSSVVMAAFEKLGIPPDVAYALFIFALVGSFLNIPIAEETSYEPVVRVREVRFFGIAYPVPFFDWEERRIIIAINVGGAIVPISVAVYEIFRMVYFSRWALLFNTLLAVLIASLFSHAVARPVRGLGIAMPLFLPPLMAILLGWLLGGSNPNAVAYISGTLGVLIGADLMNWNRIKNLGAPMVSIGGAGTFDGIFLAGIIAVLLV
- a CDS encoding MBL fold metallo-hydrolase, giving the protein MKIIWYGHACFWVETNGVRLLIDPYPEVDDDRIGEVDYILITHEHVDHYGKVELLSRLRDATVIGPKPVYMTAISDGVTKVREIEDGQTIELENGVKVTAFYMEHPSSQYPLGYLIEGDKALFHTGDTYSTPVLQRLRGRVDVLLVPISGRSTANEREAAQIVEDVRPRLVIPMHYGVYGTGSPEKLRDELQKKRIWTLVRPLELYEEFTL
- the radB gene encoding DNA repair and recombination protein RadB, coding for MLSTGVKSLDELLGGGIAEGVLTQIYGGFATGKTTLAVQIGLLSDGKVAYIDTEGGFSPERLSQMAKARGLDPEEALQRFILFTPSDFKEQRRSVGSLKKIVDGTFSLVVVDSLTAHYRVEENRRGLSAELGKQLQVLLWIARRNRIPVIVINQVHFDSRAERMKPVAEHTLNYRTKDILRLDKLSTPGLRVAVLERHRFRPEGGMVHFRITEKGIEDVSE
- a CDS encoding ATP-binding protein encodes the protein MFYDRERELGKLNEVYSFPGSSFLVIYGRRRVGKTALVREFLKDKSGLYFFVGEKDEKLLLEEWSREIVERLSDYLPSYVKPRFSSLEELVGFLLDFSRERRLVVVFDEFQNFKAVKPSFFSPLQELWDEKKDGSNLMLIAVGSYVGMIKRIFMDRKEPLFGRADEWMKLKPFDFWRAYGFVRSMADVNPRHFVEFYSALGGMPRYLLYLPRYYRGDSVETLGRLFFDEFAPLREEGLNVLKLEFGRFYRSYFSILEAVSLGYVTPKEISDKTGMKPLTVSKYLSELTNHYEYLVREVPVTENPLKTRKVAYKISDEFFSFWFRFIYHNYTALEENPDRVFERFRAEFPAFVGETYERIAREFVKRLDLGFKPERVGRWWHRGEEIDVVAYDRKNVALFEVKWKNLSQRDAKRVLKALEKKAELLPLRGNYRFGVIAGKLEDKDWLRKEGFLAFDLEDIIR